From Deltaproteobacteria bacterium:
TCAACGCCGAGCGCGCATCGGCAGGCCTTCAACGGCTGGAGGTCGACACCGATCTTGCAAAGGTGGCGCGCAGCATCTCCGACGATCGCGCCAAGGGAAAGGGCATCACCTCCAACGAGCTGACGCGCCGGCTGCAGGAGATGGACATCTCCGCGCCGACCATCCTGGTCAGCGAGGCGCAGGCGTTGAGCGCCGAAGACGCCTACACGCGGTTGTCGAACAGCCCGCAGGATCGCGCGAATGCGATGAACTCCGAAATGACACATTTCGGGATCGGTGTCGCGCCGGGCCCGCCGGTGGATCAGCGTCCGACGGTCGTCGTCAGTGAGCTTTTCCTCAAGCAGGTGCCACCGCCAAACGCGGACGAGGTGAAGGCGAACCTCTACAAGGCCATCTCGCGCAGGCGTACCGACGCCCGCGCCGGCGCGGTCACGAAAGATCCAGAGCTCGAGCAGATCGCGCAGGCGTACGCGAGCCAGATGGCGAAGGACAAGGGCAAGGTGGCGAAGGAGAAGGTCGCCGAGATCGAGGCGCCGCTCTACAAGAAGTTCGCCACCGTCAACGAGCTGGGGGGCGTAAAGTCTGATCCGCTCGATTTCGCAGAGGAGCCCGGCATCGTCGGAGACGCGAAGCTCGTCGGCGTCGGCGTCGGTGTCGGGACCTCGCCGCAATTCGGCAAGAACTCCACCTACGTCGTGATCCTGCTGGGCAAGAGGCAGTCGGGAAAGGCGCCGGCCGCCGCCCGCCAGCCGGTCAAAAAGAAGTAGGCGGGCCGGGTTTGCGCAGCCGGCGTGGGCGCGTACACTGCGCCGCCCATGCGCTGGCACATTGCCGCAACGGTCCTGTTCCTCGGTTGCTCGCACGCCGCTCCTGCCCCTCCCCCCGCTGCGCAGCGTTCGGCAAACGGGGACTGGATCGAGCGCAGCAATCGGAACGCGCAGGTTTTGCTGGACGTGCGCGCGCGGTTCACGCCCGAGCTCGCCGCCCGCACCGGCGTGGTCGGGATCGACGAGCGGATCTCCGACTTCACGCCCGGACATCGGGAGCGCCTGCGGCAGGCGCTGCGCGAGGCGGTCTCCACGCTGGAAGGCCGGCGCGGCGGCGAGCGGGACGTGAACGTCGTGCAGGACCTGGCCATCCTCGTCGATGCCGCAGAGCGGCAGCTCAACGGCTCCGAGCTCCAGGAGAAGCTCGAGGTGCCGTACGCGAACGTGCCGCGGCTGGTGTTCGGCAGCGTGCGAGGGCTGCTCGACCCGCAGGTCGCGCCGGAGCGTCGTCCGGCCGCGCTCGCGCGCGTGCGCAAGTACGCCGGCATCGAGCAGGGATACCGTCCGGTGGTGGAGCTCGCCGAGGCCGAGACGCGCGAGGGCTTCCGCAAGGGGCTCCTGCCGCCCAGCCGGATCGAAGTGGAGAACGATCTCAATACCTCGCAGTTCCTCATCGACGGCATCGACAAGCTCTTCGCCGAATACCGGATCGCCGGCGCCGAGCAACCGGTGACGACGCTGCACCGGCAGCTCGAGGATTACCTGAGCTTCGTCCGCAGCGAGGTGCTGCCGAAGGCGCGGGAGGACTTCCGCCTGCCGCGCGAGCTCTACGAGTTCCAGCTCCAGCAGGTCGGCGTGGACATTCCCGGCGAGGAGCTGGCGCAGCGCGCGCACCGCGGGTTCGAGCAGATCCAGGCGGAGATGCAGAAGGTGGCCGCGCGCGTCGCGCAGCAGCGCGGGCTGGTCAGCGGCGATTACCGCGAGGTCATCAAGGAGCTGAAGAAGACCCAGATCCCGGACGACCAGCTGCTCGAGTTCTACAAGAAGCGTCTCGCTCGCATCGAGGAGATCATCCGCCAGCACCACCTGGTCACCCTGCCGGCGCGGCCGGCGCGCATCCGCCTCGGCACGCCGGCGGAGAACGCGCAGCAGCCCGCTCCGCACATGTCTCCTCCGCGCTTGATCGGCAACACCGGCGAGCAGGGGGAGTTCGTCCTCCCGCTCTCGGTGCCGGGGAAGGTCGAGCAGAAGTACGACGACTTCAACTACGATGCCGCCGCCTGGACGCTCACCGCGCACGAGGCGCGGCCCGGCCACGAGCTGCAGTTCGCCAGCATGGTCGAGCGCGGCGTCTCGCTGGCTCGCGCGATCTTCGCCTTCAACAGCGTCAACGTCGAGGGATGGGGACTGTATGCGGAAGCCATCACGCTTCCGTACATGCCCGACGACGGCAAGCTCGTCTCGCTGCAGCTCCGGCTCCAGCGGGCGGCGCGCGCCTTCGTCGATCCGGAGTTGCAGATGGGGAAGTGGACGCCGGACTCGGCGCGGCAGTTCCTGATGAAGGAGGTCGGACTGTCGCCTGCGTTCGCGACCTCCGAGGTCGACCGGTACACGTTCCGCTCGCCGGCGCAGGCCACGGCGTACTACTACGGGTACCTGCGGCTTCTGGAAGTGCGGGACGCTGCGGAGAAACAGGTCGGCTCGCGTTTCGACCCGCTCACTTTTCACGACACCATCCTCGCGCAGGGTCTGTTGCCGCCCGATCTCATGAAGCGCGCGGTGCTCGCGCAACTGCAATGACGTAAACCTTGGAGGGGCCCGGGGGCTCCGGGTACTCTTTTTCGCGGCGGGTCACGGAGGAAACCGATGCGCCGCGCAGCGCTGGCGTTCGTCTTGTCGATCGGTACGGCCATGGCCGCGCAGACGCCCATGGCCGTGCTCACCGGCGTGGTGGTCGACGCCGATACGCAGGCGCCCGTCAGCGAAGCGGTGGTGATCGCGCGAAGTCCGTCCCTGGTCGGCGAGCAGAGCGCGATCACGGACGAGTCGGGCGCGTTCGAGATCACCTGGCTGCCGGCGGGGACGTATTCGCTCGCCGTCCGCCGCGACGGCTTCGAGCCCTATGCGCCGGAGACGCTGGCAATCAAGGGTGGCAAGGTCCGGGTCCGGATCTCCGTCGCGCCGGTGCCGACGCCGGCGGCGATCCTGGAGAAGGCCGTAGAGTTCGAGGAGCAGATGACCGCGCCCGAGATGATCTCCGGCCCTGCGCCCGAGTACACGCCCGAGGCGATCGAGCGTGGCGTCGAGGGCAGCATGCAGGTCCGCTGCGTGGTCACCGCGGAAGGCCAGGTCCGGACGTGCAAGGTGGTCAAGGGCCTCCCGTTCATGAATACGGCGGTGATCGGTGCGCTGGAGCGGCGCAAGTACAAGCCGGCAGCCGCGCACGGGAAGCCTGTCGACGTGTACTACACGTTCAATATTCGTCTGAAGCTGCCTTCCCGATAGCCAGGCCGTACCGGTAGGCGATGCTGATGCGGGGCCCCGCCTGCGCCACCTTCGGGACCGAATGGTCCCAGTCGCGCTGCGTCTTGCCGCCGGTGACCAGCAGGTCGCCGCACCCGAGATGGAGCGCCTGCGACTTGCCGCCGCCTTTGGGCCGCAGCAGGAACTTGCGCGGTTCTCCCAGCGAAAGAAGTGCAACGACGGGTTCTTCGATCTCCCTGCGGATGCGGTCGCCGTGCCAGGCCACGCTGTCCTGGCCGTCCCGGTAGAAGTTGAAGCCCGCCGAGTCGAACGCGACTCCATAGCGGGCCGAGAGCGTCAGACGCACGCGATCGAGGATCTCCGGACGCAGCGGGACGCCGGAGCGCAGGTTCCACGGCGCGGTCAGGCGCGGCTCGCGGACGCGATGATCGAACATGCGCCGCGTCCGCTGTCCCCAGTCGCGGGACTCGAGCACCTCGCGGAACAGCGCATCCGAGCCGCGCACCCATCCCGGGACCAAGTCAATCCAGCACTCGGGATCGAGCCAGGTGCGGATGACACCACTGAAGTCCGGGTCGAACCAGGGCTCGCCGCCGTCGAAGGTGAAGAAGGCCTGCACGCCCGTTCAAGTCTAACTCCGTTGTCCGCTCCGCGCCTGCGCGGGTGTGTTGCCCGGTTGGGGCGGCGGCGGTCTGGTCCTCACACAAGGAGAAGTCCGATGAACCGCCTCATCGCCAGCACCGCCGCAGCCCTGACCGCCGTCGATCCGGATCAATCCCGCCGGCGGCGCAGGACGAGCAGTGCGCCGGCGAAGAGTCCGAGCACGGCGACCGAGCCTGGCGAAATGTGGCTGCAGCCGCCCGGAAGCATGTAGACCGACGAGGACTTGAGCGAAACTCCAGCGTCGGGCGAAGGCGTCACCGGACTGTTGGTCCCGGCGTCCGGCGCCGGAAGCTCCGGAGTCCCCGCATCGGGGGCGGGCGGCGGATTGGCGAGAGCCGGCGCGACGTCGGCGAGCGTCGTCCCCATCACCATGCCGTCGTGGTAGACGACGCCCACGTCGGCAATGCTCGCGTCGCGGTAGAGGCCCTGCTTCAGATACGTGTACTGGCCGGAGTTCAGCGTCGGGGTTGCCTGATGGTCGAGCACCTTCGTGCCGTCGTAGTAGAGATCCACGTAGCCGTTCGTCGACGACCAGAACACGTGCACGACGAAGTCATGCCAGACGCCGCGGACGAGCGGCGTGCGCCAGAGAATGGTGCCGCCGTTGTGGGCAAGCTGGATGGTTTCGCCCAGGACGTCGAACTCGAGCGGCGGCGACCCGGTGAGACCACTGTGGTGCCATTGGGTGAAGACCTGCCAGGTGTTCGGCGCCGGAAAGTCGCTCGCGAACATCGTGCTCCACGCGTACCACTTGTCGTTTCCTTCCACTTCGTTGTACTGCGCCGACGAGTTCTCGACTTCGTTGCGGGTGCCGCTGTTGGCGAAGTCGCCCTGGTGGAGCTCGGTCCTCAGCGCGTACTTCCCCTGCCGGACTGGAGACTGGACGATGGTCAGGCGGCTGGTGAGTCCTTCCACTCCGGCCCACTGCGAAAGATCGCCGGTCTCGTAGTCGCCGCGCCAGAGAACGTTTGCCGACGCGGATGAGGCAACAGCCACGACGAGTACGGGAAGCGCGAGCAAGCGCATTGAAGAGTCCTTTCCGTGTAGGTGCTCGTGCGCAAGCCACCCCGCAGGGCGGCCTGGCAGGCTCTCAACGCGCGGCACGGAGAGTTCTCTTCCCACCGGCCAACCGAGCCGGCGGTTCCACATCTGCTCGGAGGTCGGGCGACCTCCTACCAGACCGTACAGCGGTTCACGGGCGCCATCGAAGACCCCGCAGCGCACTTGAAGGCGTTAGCGAAGTCTGGATTGTCGGAGACCGGTCCGTTGACGCGCCACTGCGCCGTCGAGTGCGGGTTCGTCAGCGCCTGCGTGCGCGCCGCTTCGGGACGGTAGTTCGTGCACCAGACCTGCGCGAAGGCGATGAACGCCTGCTGCTCGTCGTTGAAACCGCCGGCGTTGGTCGGTGCTTGATCCTCTCGCTTCGCGCGCAGCGCCGCGATCATCATCTTCAGCCCGCCGATGTCGCCGATGTTCTCGCCCAGGGTGAGGCGGCCGTTGAGGTGGACGTCGTCGACGGCGATGTACCCGTCATACTGTTTCGCCACGCAGGAAGCCCGCTCCTCGTAGGCCTTGGCGACGCGCGACGACCACCACTCGCGCAGGTTGCCGTCTCCGTCGAACTTGCGCCCCTGGTCGTCGAAGCCATGCGTCAGCTCGTGGCCCATCACCATTCCCAGCCCACCGTAGTTCGAAGGCACCGGCGCCTCTGGCGAGAAGAAGGGCAGCTGCATGATGCCGGCGGGAAACACCATCTCGTTGAGCGATGCGCTGTAGTACGCGTTCACCGTCGGCGGCGTCATCCGCCATTCGCCGCGGTCGACCGGCTTGCCGATCTTGGCGAGATCGCGCGCCGTCTCGAAGCGCGCGGCGTTGAGCACGTTCTCGAGGAGCGAGTCGCGGCCGATGGCGAGCTTCGTGTAGTCGCGCCACTTCTCCGGATAGGCGACCTTGTTGTCGATCTTGTGCAGCTTGTAGAGCGAAGCCTTCTTGGCCGCCTTGTCCATCCACTCCACCGTGGCGAGGTTGGCTTCGAACGCCTTCTCGATGTTGACGATCATCTCCTTGGCCATTGCCTTGCCCTCGGCGCCGACGGTGGTGGTGACGAAGGTGCGACCCAGGGCTTCGCCCAGCGCGCGGTCCGTCATCTGCACACAACGCTTCCAGCGGGGGAGGAGCACCTTCTCGCCGGTGAGCGCCCGGTTGTAGCGGAAGCGGTCGTCCACGAACCTGGCGCCGAGCGAGTCCGCCGCCCCCTCGATCGCGCGCCACTTCAAATAGACGCGCACGTCGTCGAGATTCCCGCGCGCGAGCAGTCCGTCGACGGCGCGGAAGAAGTCGGGAACGGTGACGTTGATCGCCTGGACATCCGGCGCTCCGACGGTCGCGAAATAGTCGTTCCATTCGAAGTGCGGGGCGGTGGTGAGCAGGCCGCTGCGGTCGAGGCGGTGGTACATCTTGTTGGGATCGCGCCGCGCGACCCGATCGATCGAGGCCTTGGCCAGCGCGGTTTCCAGCTGGAAGATGCGCTGCGCGTGCTCGGGGGCCTCCGCGTCGCCCGCCATCGAGAGCATCCGGCCCACGTGGTCGACGTAGAGGGCCCGCAGCTCCTGCGACTTCTTGTCGGTCCGGAAGTAGTAGTCGCGGTCCGGGAGGCCGAGACCGCCCTGGTCGACGCCGCCGATCACCTGCGTCGCATCCTTGGCATCCTGCCGCGAGCCGAAGCCGAAGAACGCCCGCGCTCCGGCCCGGTGGAGGTCACCGACCCGGCGCGCCAGGGCGCGGGAGTCGTTGATCTGGTCGATGGCTTGCAGCTCCTTCTGCAGCGTGGCGAAGGAGGCCGTCTCCGCCTTCTGCTCGTCCATGCAGGTGGCGTAGAAATCGCCGACCTTCTGCGCGAAGGGATTCGCCGGGTCTGGCTCTCCGCGGGCGTTCTGCTCGAGGATGTCGCGCAGTCGCGCCTCGTTGCGCTCGAGCACCTCGCTGAAGGCGCGGCCCCAGCGCGGGCGGTCTTCGGGGATGGGCGTCCGCGCGAGCCAGCTTCCGCAGGCGAACTTGTAGAAGTCCTCGCAGGGGTTCACCCCGCGGTCGAGCGCGGAGAGGTCGATCCCCGGGGCGGGGGCCTGCGGCGCCGCGGCGGCGGAGGGCCGCTCCGGCGCTGCCGGCGCCGGGCTCGCCGTGGGCTGGCCAGCGGCGTTCGGCACCGTGGGCTGAGCGCCGGTCACCTGGGTCGCCGGCGGGTTCGCGGGCGAGGCCGGAACAGCAGCTGCCGGCGGAGGCTCGGGCGGCCTCGCATCGGGACCGGATCTGCAGCAAAGAAGGAAACAGAAGAGCGCGGCAGCGACGGTTCGCATGAGGCCCTCGGGAGGTCGGGGCGCGCATCGTACCCGGGGCTTCGCGAAGCGTGCAGCGTTTCGATCGGGTATTTGTCCTCGTGTGAGAGTCCTTGGAATCGGCGAGTCCAACGACCTCGGCGATCTCTATCGGCGCCTGATCGCGCGCGGCCACGAGGTCCGGGTCTTCGTCTCCGACGTCCAATGCCATCGGGTCATGGCCGGCATCGTCGAGCGGACCGAGGACTGGCGGCAGGAGCTCGGCTGGGTCGGACGCGACGGGCTGATCATCTTCGAGCAGGCGGAGCTCGGTGCCGAGCAGGAGGACTTGCGCCGCCAGGGATTCCGCGTCATCGGCGGAGGCGCCGTCGGCGAGCGGCTGGAGAACGATCGCGCCTTCGGCCAGCAGGCGCTCCGCGATGCCGGACTGCGCACTGCGGCGGTGCACGGCTTCGATGCGTTCCAGGCAGGCGCGGACTTCGTCCGCAGACGTCCAGGGCGGTACGTGTTCAAGCTGAACGGCAGCTTTTCCTCGACGCGCAATTACGTCGGCGAGTTGCCCGACGGCGCCGACGTAATCGCGTTTCTCGAGCTGCAGCGCGGGCAGTGGGCCTGGGCGGAGGGTCCGTCGTTCGTCCTGATGGAGCACGTGGCAGGCGTGGA
This genomic window contains:
- a CDS encoding DUF885 domain-containing protein, whose translation is MRWHIAATVLFLGCSHAAPAPPPAAQRSANGDWIERSNRNAQVLLDVRARFTPELAARTGVVGIDERISDFTPGHRERLRQALREAVSTLEGRRGGERDVNVVQDLAILVDAAERQLNGSELQEKLEVPYANVPRLVFGSVRGLLDPQVAPERRPAALARVRKYAGIEQGYRPVVELAEAETREGFRKGLLPPSRIEVENDLNTSQFLIDGIDKLFAEYRIAGAEQPVTTLHRQLEDYLSFVRSEVLPKAREDFRLPRELYEFQLQQVGVDIPGEELAQRAHRGFEQIQAEMQKVAARVAQQRGLVSGDYREVIKELKKTQIPDDQLLEFYKKRLARIEEIIRQHHLVTLPARPARIRLGTPAENAQQPAPHMSPPRLIGNTGEQGEFVLPLSVPGKVEQKYDDFNYDAAAWTLTAHEARPGHELQFASMVERGVSLARAIFAFNSVNVEGWGLYAEAITLPYMPDDGKLVSLQLRLQRAARAFVDPELQMGKWTPDSARQFLMKEVGLSPAFATSEVDRYTFRSPAQATAYYYGYLRLLEVRDAAEKQVGSRFDPLTFHDTILAQGLLPPDLMKRAVLAQLQ
- a CDS encoding TonB family protein; translated protein: MRRAALAFVLSIGTAMAAQTPMAVLTGVVVDADTQAPVSEAVVIARSPSLVGEQSAITDESGAFEITWLPAGTYSLAVRRDGFEPYAPETLAIKGGKVRVRISVAPVPTPAAILEKAVEFEEQMTAPEMISGPAPEYTPEAIERGVEGSMQVRCVVTAEGQVRTCKVVKGLPFMNTAVIGALERRKYKPAAAHGKPVDVYYTFNIRLKLPSR
- a CDS encoding alpha-ketoglutarate-dependent dioxygenase AlkB; the encoded protein is MQAFFTFDGGEPWFDPDFSGVIRTWLDPECWIDLVPGWVRGSDALFREVLESRDWGQRTRRMFDHRVREPRLTAPWNLRSGVPLRPEILDRVRLTLSARYGVAFDSAGFNFYRDGQDSVAWHGDRIRREIEEPVVALLSLGEPRKFLLRPKGGGKSQALHLGCGDLLVTGGKTQRDWDHSVPKVAQAGPRISIAYRYGLAIGKAASDEY
- a CDS encoding carbohydrate-binding protein — encoded protein: MRLLALPVLVVAVASSASANVLWRGDYETGDLSQWAGVEGLTSRLTIVQSPVRQGKYALRTELHQGDFANSGTRNEVENSSAQYNEVEGNDKWYAWSTMFASDFPAPNTWQVFTQWHHSGLTGSPPLEFDVLGETIQLAHNGGTILWRTPLVRGVWHDFVVHVFWSSTNGYVDLYYDGTKVLDHQATPTLNSGQYTYLKQGLYRDASIADVGVVYHDGMVMGTTLADVAPALANPPPAPDAGTPELPAPDAGTNSPVTPSPDAGVSLKSSSVYMLPGGCSHISPGSVAVLGLFAGALLVLRRRRD
- a CDS encoding M13 family metallopeptidase; translation: MRTVAAALFCFLLCCRSGPDARPPEPPPAAAVPASPANPPATQVTGAQPTVPNAAGQPTASPAPAAPERPSAAAAPQAPAPGIDLSALDRGVNPCEDFYKFACGSWLARTPIPEDRPRWGRAFSEVLERNEARLRDILEQNARGEPDPANPFAQKVGDFYATCMDEQKAETASFATLQKELQAIDQINDSRALARRVGDLHRAGARAFFGFGSRQDAKDATQVIGGVDQGGLGLPDRDYYFRTDKKSQELRALYVDHVGRMLSMAGDAEAPEHAQRIFQLETALAKASIDRVARRDPNKMYHRLDRSGLLTTAPHFEWNDYFATVGAPDVQAINVTVPDFFRAVDGLLARGNLDDVRVYLKWRAIEGAADSLGARFVDDRFRYNRALTGEKVLLPRWKRCVQMTDRALGEALGRTFVTTTVGAEGKAMAKEMIVNIEKAFEANLATVEWMDKAAKKASLYKLHKIDNKVAYPEKWRDYTKLAIGRDSLLENVLNAARFETARDLAKIGKPVDRGEWRMTPPTVNAYYSASLNEMVFPAGIMQLPFFSPEAPVPSNYGGLGMVMGHELTHGFDDQGRKFDGDGNLREWWSSRVAKAYEERASCVAKQYDGYIAVDDVHLNGRLTLGENIGDIGGLKMMIAALRAKREDQAPTNAGGFNDEQQAFIAFAQVWCTNYRPEAARTQALTNPHSTAQWRVNGPVSDNPDFANAFKCAAGSSMAPVNRCTVW